The sequence below is a genomic window from Saccopteryx leptura isolate mSacLep1 chromosome 3, mSacLep1_pri_phased_curated, whole genome shotgun sequence.
ATTGCTATGACAGtgcacagaactcagaaaaatgCTTTACTTACGTTTCCCAGCTGCCCAGGGGATTTGGCAGAGGACACAGGTGACAGCCAGAGGAAGAGGAGCACAGGGTGAGGTCCGGGAGGGTCCCAGCAGCAGGAGCTCTGTCCCCGAGGCGTTGGGCGCGGCACTGCCAGCACGCGGATGCACTCACCAGCTGGGATGCGCTCTGGAGCCCGCAGTCGAGGGGCGTTTATGGAACGTTCCCCATGTAGGCTCGGTGGGTCCTTAACTCAGTCCATGGAGgacggggaggggctgggggtccCAGCTTCTAACTGTGCTGGGTCTCTCTGTGAGCTGCCCTCCCGTCCTGACGCCCACCCAGAGTCTCCTCATTAGAGCAAACCCACCCTGTTACCCAAGTCCCAGGGGAAGGAGGCGCTCTGTGTCGGGAACTGGGGTTGGGGACAGATACCTACTTCTTACTGTGTCTCACTCAGCCTCCCTGGGTGAGCCGCACCCCAGGGTCCCTGGGGCCCCGAGGCCGGTGTCTGCTCGTCCTCCCCGAAGGGTGGGCACCGGCAGGCTGGCATGTAGGCATGGACTCTGGGGTGGAGGACACACAGGCCAGTCTGCTGACCCCTGGGCTGGGGGAGTCCTGCTCCCCCGTTCCCCCCGAGGGCTTCAGAGTCGGGGTCACTGTGGCTGCCCCCCCGTCACGGCTCCCTCACTGCCCCAGGGGTCCCCCCACTTCCCAGACTGGTGGCTTGTGCTCAGTCCCATTGCAGGGTGTGGTAGGGGACCTCTCACTGAGTGAGACCCTCCATGGGCCAGCCCTGTGTCCTGCCCTGGACAAAGGGAGGGCAGGCTGCTGGGGAAAGGGCCTCACAGCCTTCCTGCAGCTCTGGGTGGTCTGCGTGAGGCCCTGTGCTGGGCGGCACGGccctgctctgggctctgggcacggccctgctctgggctctgggtGGTCTGCGTGAGGCCCTGTGCTGGGCGGCACGGCCCTGCTCTGGGTTCTGGACGGCACGGCCCTGCTCTGGGTTCTGGACGGCACGGCCCTGCTCTGGGCTCTAGGCATGGCCCTGCTCTGGGTTCTGGACGGCACGGCCCTGCTCTAGGCCCTGCTCTGGGTTCTGGGCGGCACGGCCCTGCTCTGGGTTCTGGATGGCACGGCCCTGCTCTGGGTTCTGGGCGGCACGGCCCTGCTCTGGGTTCTGGACGGCACGGccctgctctgggctctgggcaCGGCCCTGCTCTGGGTTCTGGACGGCACGGCCCTGCTCTAGGCCCTGCTCTGGGTTCTGGGCGGCACAGCCCTGCTCTGGGTTCTGGATGGCACGGCCCTGCTCTGGGTTCTGGGCGGCACGGCCCCGCTCTGGGTTCTGGACGGCACAGCCCTGCTCTAGGCCCTGCTCTGGGTTCTGGGCGGCACAGCCCTGCTCTAGGCCCTGCTCTGGGTTCTGGGCGGCACAGCCCTGCTCTGGGTTCTGGACGGCACGGCCCTGCTCTGGGTTCTGGGCGGCACGGCCCTGCTCTGGGCTCTGGACGGCACGGCCCTGCTCTGGGCCCTGCTCTGGGTTCTGGACGGCACGGCCCTGCTCTGGGCCCTGCTCTGGGTTCTGGGCGGCACAGCCCTGCTCTGGGCTCTGGACGGCACGGCCCTGCTCTGGGTTCTGGGCGGCACGGCCCTGCTCTGGGTTCTGGACGGCACGGccctgctctgggctctgggcaTGGCCCTGCTCTGGGTTCTGGACGGCACGGCCCTGCTCTAGGTTCTGGGCGGCACGGCCCTGCTCTGGGTTCTGGATGGCACGGCCCTGCTCTGGGTTCTGGGCGGCACGGCCCTGCTCTGGGTTCTGGACGGCACGGccctgctctgggctctgggcggcacggccctgctctgggctctgggcgGTACGGCCCTGATCTGGGTTCTGGATGGTACGGccctgctctgggctctgggcgGCCGGCCCTGCTGGCCATGCCGGACTcctgccccctctgccctccctgcaggAGCCTCTGGGCAGCAGGCAGCCTAGCCGAGGAGCCCGGCATGGGCCTGCAGAGCCAGAGGGCTGTAAACACTGCCACCAGGGGGAAGAGAAAGCGAGAGGCTGGGCGGCTAGGGCCACCTTGGGAGCTGAGGACCGTGGTGGGGAGCCAGGCCCAAGGAGCACAGGCCCAGGGGCAGGctgtggggtcacagggacagacacagaccCGGCCTCGCTGGCCACCAGCCGTGTGCTCCGCGGGCGCTCCCGTTTGGAGCCCTGTGTGCTAGAACCCTCACCTAGCTGGGGCGGCCCCTGACCACTGGACAAGCagtgcagggaggcaggcagagcagCAGGGAGGCAAGGCAGGCCTTTTATTGCAGAGCttgtcacagacacacagacacacacaggtcATGCCCTGGAGCCCAGCCTGGGAACAGCCCAGGGTCTGGAACAGGGGCCCCTCTTGGAGTCAACCATGGTCACATCTCTCCTGTCTGGGCCACCCTGGGGACTCTGGGAACAGAGCCAGCCTTTGGGGGATTCCAAGGGCCCAGGGGGTCTCCCTGGCCCCCCGGGGCTGTGCCTCTCTTCCCACGGACTGAACAGTGAGCCCAGAGTCACAGGGACAGGCACAGGGACCCcggggctgggctgggtgggCGCCACCCACTAGGCGTGGTCAGCATCTGCCTCAGCAGCAGGCTGCAGTGGAGGGGCCCCGGGGGCAGGGTGGGAAGAGGGAGGCTGCTGGGTCCGGCACTCCGCACCACCCAGAAAGGGTGCTGCTGgacacagggagggagagggtcgtgggctggaggaggggacaggagtgACAGCAGAGGCCAGGCCGGCCACTCTCCGCAGGAGCAGCCCAGGTGAGAGGGTCAGGCCCGCCCCTCCTGGGCGCGCACGTGCACGCTGGGCAGGCAGAACCAGGACGGGGGCAGCTCCTTGCTCGTGCTGTCCTCGTGGAAGCGGATGTGCAGGAAGAAGTCGCCCGTGTAGAGGAACAGGAGGGCCCCGAGGCAGGCCGACTGGCCCGACGGCTGCACCTGCAGGGCCGGAGGGCGGGGGGTCGGTGCCAAGCAGCACGGACCCCAAACCACAGGGGGCTGAGAGCCTGCCCCGACCTGGGGCCACCGGGGAGCGGAGGGCGCCCAGGCCTGGCCTGCCACCGTGCCCCCAGGCCAGCCGCTGCACCCATCTGAGGCTCAGCTTCTGttttggggagggaggagctAACAGCACTTCTCTCCCTGGGCCATTGAGGTTCAGATGGTGTGGGGGAGGCTGGGGTGAAGAAACACCACAGTGGGTGGAAACTGAGGGCTGTGCCCTGTGTGGCTGAGAGGTGGGAGACTTCTTCAGTCCCTCTGGGCCCCCCGCAGTGACCACCATGCAGGCAGGAGGGGCCGGCTTGGGGCAGGGGGACGACGAGAGCACACCGCAGCTGCCCAGCCCCTCTGGTCGCCTCCTCTCCTGAACACCCTCTGAAAGCTCTCATCACCCCGACCTCACTGCCAGGACCCGGGATGCAGAGAAGCAAGCTCAGGCCTCAGAGTGGGTGGGGCAGGCGGGGTCAGCACAGAACGTGGGGGACGGTGGGACACGGCCACAAGGCCGCACGGGGGCCCCCGGACCACCACGCACTGCGTCCAGGTAGAAGGTGCTGGAGCCCACGAAGGAGATGGCCCCGTGCAGGTCGTAGTTGTGCGCGCCGTTCTGGTGGTCCTGGAAGGGGACCACGGTGAGGGCGAAGGGCCCCACGCTGCGCGGGCTCCGGTTGGTCAGCCGCACCTCCAGGCGAATGGGGTCGCCCACCCGGCAGGCCGCGGCCTCGCAGTCACACGGCTGTCCATCCACCAGCACGTCTGCAAGGGACACAGGACACAGACCGTCAGGGGCCCTGCCCATGTGGCCTCCCCACTCACCCACCTCTCTggccattcatccattcattcatccattccttccttccttcatccattcatccattccttccttccttcatccatTCATACCCTCATTCCCTCACCCCTGCAGCCACAGGGGTGCTGGGGCAGATGCGTGGCCCTGTCCCGCTCTCCCGACAGGCAGCTTGGGGGGACAGGCGCGGGGCCAGAGTCTAAGAGGGTCTGTGCCGTgacggaggggcagggagggcccCAGGAAGGCCTCCAAGACACTCCCACTGGGGAGGGCTAAGCTCCAGCCACGGTCGCCCCACCTGACGAGTGGATGGGCCTACTGACAGTGACACTGGGGGAGGGTGGGGTGTGTCTGTGGTCACCAAACCTCCCACCAAGTTCTCCAATTCCATTTCCCAGGAAAGCCCTCCGAGATtaagcctcccccacccccacgttTTATTCCTATAAAACCTTAAGTTTCTGCAGCACACTGTAAAGACTTAGGAAAGTTTGCAAaagtaaaagtaatattttttaaaaacctcaccgaaccccagccccgcccccacagcCGCCCCCAGCACCAGGCCACCGTCTCCTGTGCTTCCTCGCACTTATGTGTCAGCGTGGCCCTGGTGGCCGAGGTGTGTTCCGAGTCCTGCGACCACGAGGGCCTGAGCATGCCCCAAGTGCGAAAGCTTTCCCAGGCGACAGGTCCCACGAAAGGCGCGCACGGTAACTCGCCATCCGACCGTGCTCGCCGTGCAGTGAGGGACTCTCTCGGGCCCCTGCTCCACAGGGAACTCTGTCCCCACCCCGGGCCTGCGCTCCGAGGACACGGGCTCAGGGATGCAAGCGCTGCTACAACAGGGAAAACGTGCCCCAGGGTGGCTGATCCCAGGTCGGTGGTCCTCCAGGAGGGTGCGGGGGGCCTGCACCTCGCAGCACCCCCACCTTCCCGTGGGCAGGGCCTCAAGCTCCACCCGCCGGCAGGCGCACAGCTCGCGgaagccgcccccacccccaccgcggGCTCCGTGGGCGCCGGGGGAGCTGTGGGGGTCACCGGCCGGCCGGCATCCGTGCACGCGACATTCACCGCCACGCCTCctcccactgcacccccacagccAGGGTGACGGATCCCGGAGAGGCACAAATCCTGACACTGGACGGTTCACAATCCAGCAAGAGGAAGTGGGGCCAGCCAAGAGCACAGCCAACCCAGACGGCGACAGAgtcagaggggtgtgtgtgtgtgacagagagagagagagagagagagagagacggggcgCTTCCTGCAGGACCCAGAGGGCAGCCCTTCGTTCAGTGCAGACCTAGGATGGCAGCAAGGACCCAGAGGACAGCCCTTCGTTCAGTGCAGACCTAGGGTGTCAGCAAGGACCCAGAGGAAAGCCCTTCGTTCAGTGCAGACCTAGGATGTCAGCAGGGTGGGCTTCCTGGAGACGACGCCTCTCTCTTTAGCAGCTATGTTTCTGAGGCTACGCTTTGCCCTCAAAACCCTGTTTCTGCTGCATTCTCCACTTGGGGATGTGCAGGGACACCAGAGCCGTGCCTGGGCAGGCTGGGGTGCGTGGGGGGTCACGGGGTCCCTGCGCAGGGTCTGTCAGCAGTGCACATAAAGCACTTTCCAGGGTGCCTGGCACCCAGCAGGCGTGAGAAAGACCAGCTCTTCTTTCTCCGGCGGCTGTGTCCTCTGAGCACACGAGCTGGGGTCAGAGGGGCCTCAGCTGCAGAGGTGAGTCACCACAGCTCCTGAGTGACAGAGCCAGCGTCCCCGCTAACCGCTGTAATGAGGCCTCACCACTGTGTGCACGGCCCTATGGGCCACAGTGTGGGAGAGGTGTGAGTGCTGGACCTGGGCACGCCTCTCTAGaggtcccctcccccagccatcaTCCCAGTCCCCTGGATGAGCAAACCGCACACCTCAGAGGGGCTTGTACCTTGAGTCCCAGGCCTGGCAGGAAACTCAAGTTTCCTGTCTGAGAGGCCGGGGTGAGGAGAACACCCGACCGCCTCCGTTCCGGTCCCCAGTCAGGCCGGCCTCAGTCCCATGTTCCGAACGGTGAACCAGACCAGGCCCAGTCTGAACCCCCGAAGCAGGGAGAGGCGAGACGGCAGGTGTCAGGGAGCCTTGGCGGCGGGGCCGCTATGGGAAAGATACGGTTGTGTGCAGGTGGCTGGCTCATCACCCTCTGCTCCTTTGTTGTTGCAGAGAAGTGTGTGGGCCGCACGCTAGGGCGGTGAGGACGGGCCTGTGGCTCCTCTGCATGGccaccccagcccctccctcctgccagCTCGGCCTGACCCCAGGCAATGGGGTGAGGGAGACAAGGCCTGCATCCCAGGAACCCTCCACGCCTGGCACACCAGGACCGCTGGTCATGCTGCCCTGGGGCCAGGCGCCCACTGAACTCATCCACCAAGTGACCGCatttctgcccctcctccccccgtgACGGGCAGTTCCTGCAGCTCCGGCCTCCTCCAGGACCGGGCACAAGGGCACCGAGCCTCCCTGTCACCCTCAGCCCTCCCCGGGCACTGGGGGCACAAGGGCACCGAGCCTCCCTGTCACCCTCAGCCCTCCCCGGGCACTGGGGGCAGAGAGGGCACCGAGCCTCCCTGTCACCCTCAGCCCTCCCCGGGCACTGGGGGCACAAGGGCACCGAGCCTCCCTGTCACCCTCAGCCCTCCCCGGGCACTGGGGGCACAAGGGCACCGAGCCTCCCTGTCACCCTCAGCCCTCCCCGGGCACTGGGGGCACAAGGGCACCGAGCCTCCCTGTCACCCTCAGCCCTCCCCGGGCACTGGGGGCAGAGCGGGCACCGAGCCTCCCTGTCACCCTCAGCCCTCCCCGGGCACTGGGGGCAAAGCGGAGGTCTGAGCTGGAAAGGATGCCAGGGCCGTTTCTCCCGGGACCCAGGGCGCTGTTTCAGACGTGTTGGGAAACACATGTGACAATGCCGTGATGATGGCCATGGCTGTGCTCAGGGGGGGCCCTGCAACCCCTCAGCACCGAGGCCCTCGCATGCCCCTTGCTGGAATCCATTGGCTTCTGTGACTCTGGGCCAGGCCAGCTGTGTCCCACGCTGGGGAGAAGGGCCCCCGTCAGGCGTGGACACcccactgagagagagaggaaggagaagcccCCCCTGTGTGCCAGCTACTCGCAGGGCCCACTGGAAAGGGGCTGGACCGGAATCTCTCACAACTCCTTATCGGCACGCTGTCTGGCCAGTTTCTGAACTGCCTGCAAGAATGAGAACCACCTCGAGAGACCGCGGGCCCCAGAAGTGAGCTGTCCCAGGAGAATCCAGCAGGCCCAACGGAATCACAAAGGCCCTCAGGAGGACACGCATGGCGAGAGAGATTCAGAAAGGCCACGTGGCCACTGGAGCGGGGGCAAGCTGGAAGGGGATGCTGGCTTTGAAGAGGTGGAGGGTGCAGTGAGAAGGTGGGAACAGGACTCACAGCCTCTGGGAGGAATGTAGCCTCGACACCGTTCAGACTCTGGCCTCCTGGACTGCAGAAGCCCCTGTCAGTTTCCATACCCTTCCATTTTCTCTTGGCCCTCAACATCTTACCTGAAGTTCTCTTGTTTACCTATTTGTTTAACTACtaaccatctgtctctctcctccccagacACTCTGGGAGAACTGACACCTGCTCCTgtcctcaacgcccaggccaGGCAGACTCTCGTTCTAGTTCATActtattggatggatggatggatggatggatggatggatgg
It includes:
- the LOC136398602 gene encoding uncharacterized protein: MLTTPSPCRAPRLGCLLPRGSCREGRGGRSPAWPAGPAAQSPEQGRTIQNPDQGRTAQSPEQGRAAQSPEQGRAVQNPEQGRAAQNPEQGRAIQNPEQGRAAQNLEQGRAVQNPEQGHAQSPEQGRAVQNPEQGRAAQNPEQGRAVQSPEQGCAAQNPEQGPEQGRAVQNPEQGPEQGRAVQSPEQGRAAQNPEQGRAVQNPEQGCAAQNPEQGLEQGCAAQNPEQGLEQGCAVQNPERGRAAQNPEQGRAIQNPEQGCAAQNPEQGLEQGRAVQNPEQGRAQSPEQGRAVQNPEQGRAAQNPEQGRAIQNPEQGRAAQNPEQGLEQGRAVQNPEQGHA